Part of the Bacteroidota bacterium genome is shown below.
ACTTGCACGAGGCTCTTGCCCGCATCCCGAACATGAACTTCGATTCTATTGGCTCCGGCATCGATGGCGTTCTCCAACAGTTCCTTCACCACAGAGGCGGGGCGTTGCACCACCTCCCCGGCCGCGATCTGGTTTACAAGAGGTTCCGGCAACCGACGGATTACGCCCGCCATACCCCCTCACAGACGCCAATACAGATACAGGGCCATCAACAGCAGCGCGATCATCCACAATAGCGACAGAGGGGCGCGGCGCCGGCGGCGCAGTAGGCGCGCTCGCTGCCGGGCTAGTCGCTCGCGCAGGCTCTGCTCGCGAGTGGGATCATAGTAACGGGGGTGGTACTCAAAACGTCGATGCGTAGGGCGTCGGGTGAAGATCATGCGCCGCGGGCTGGCTAGACTTAGCGAAGATACGAGCCAGCCCTGAAGGGGTGCAAAAACGCGAAGCCCTGGACGACTACCGTCCAGGGTGAACAGAACAATCGGCTCAGGCGGGCAGCCGGGCGATATGATGCGCTAGCTGGGTTTTCTTGCGAGCTGCCTTGTTTTTATGGATAAGCCCTTTCGTGGCCAGCCGATCGATGACCGCCTGAGCTTCTCGGTAAAGGGCCTCCGCTTCGGCCCGCGAGCTAGCGCGCAGCACCTTTTTGATGAGGGTCTTCATCTTAGAGCGCTGCGCTCGGTTGCGCAAGTATCGCTTCAGGCTCTGCCGAGCGCGTTTGGCGGCTGATTTCGTATTGGGCATGGGGCCTAACCTTCCTAGACGAGCTACAGAGCGCAAATATAGCCGAGCCCGGAGGCTCTGCGCAACCGATTAGGCGCGCTCTTGAGGCGATAGGAGGATGAGCTTAACAAGATCGATGCGCGAAGGGGTGGCGCGCGTGATGATAACGCGGAACCGGTCGTCCAGCACGAACTCTTCGTTTACCTTTGGGATCACCCCCAGGCGATCCATGATGTAGCCGGCCAGCGTCTCGTAGTCGCCTTCCGGGATGCCGAGCCGAAAACGGGCGTTGAGCTCCTCAACCGAGGCCCTTCCGCTCAAGATGAACGTGTGGGGATTGAGGCGTCGCAATACGAGCTCCTCTTCGTCGTATTCGTCCTGGATATCGCCGACGAGTTCTTCGAGCAGATCCTCCAAGGTGATCAGCCCGGCTGTTCCGCCGTACTCGTCTAGCACGATGGCCATGTGCTGGCCCGTGCGGCGAAATTCAAGGAGCATCTCCGCGGCGGGCTTGGATTCAGGAGCAAAGAGCACGGGCCGCAGCACATCCAAGATCCGCTCCGGCCGCCGAAACAGGTCCTGCACTTTAACCAGTCCGATGATCGTATCGATGGTCTCCCGATAGACGGGCAGGCGCGAATAGCCGGTCTGGCGGAAGCGCGCGATCGCCTCCGAAACCGAGCTGTGCTCCTCCAGGGCCTCGATCTCAGTCCGGGGCACCATGAGGTCTTTTAGGCGTCGTTCGCCAAGGGCTAGGACACGCTCCAGCCATAGGGACTCTGAAAAGGCGGGATCCGGGAAAGCGGTTGTCTGCGGAGCCAGATCAAGCGGGGGATCTCCGAGGCCTTGCTCCTCTCGTCGGCCCAGCGCATAGATGAGCGGATAAAACAGATACACGAGGGCTCGGCCGGGATACGCCAGCGGCAGCACGAGCCGATCGGCCCCGTACCTGCCCGCTAAAGAGGGCAGGAGCCAGGCCAGAACGTAATAGGCCACCCCCAATAGCACGGCCCCGCTAAGCCCCGTGCACAGGGTGCGATAGGGCTCCAGCAAGAAAACCCAGAGCTGTCCCACGTGGGGCTCCAGAGCACCCCATGCGCCCCAGGCGTAGGCTACGCCTCCGAGTATGCGGCCAAGCCAGGCCCCGTGACGATACCAGTCGGGATGTCGCAGGAGCTCCAAGGCGGCCGTCGCCTTTGGGGTGCGCAGCCCCATGAGCTCCGCCCAGGCCCGCGTAGCCTGCCCATAAGCTTGCGCAAAAAGCGCGCAGAAGGCCGCCAGCAGCAGTCCCAACAGGGCCAGCACCAGGTCGCCCATCGCGGTGCGTTTAACGCCCCTCGAAGACGGGCGGACGCTTTTCCAGAAACGCGCGCGTACCCTCTCGAAAATCGCGCGTCGTCATGGCCAATCCGAAAAGCTCAGCCTCCCGGGCCAGGCCGGCCTCCAGAGGCAGATCCGCCGCCTGCACGGCCTCCAGAATGAGGCGCACGGCTACGGGGCCCTTGCTGAGCACAGCTTTCAGGAAAGAGCGCGCCTCCTCGAGCAGGCGATCGGCCGGCACCACCCGATTGACGAGCCCGATCTCATAGGCGCGCTGGGCCGAAATGCGTTCTCCGCTGAGCAACAGCTCCAAAGCCCGACCGCGCCCTACCAGGCGTACAAGCCGCTGCGTGCCCCCGTATCCCGGTATGAGGCCCAAGTTGACCTCCGGCTGCCCGAACTGGGCGATCTCCGAGGCAAAGCGCACATGGGCCGCCATGGCCAACTCACAGCCTCCGCCCAGGGCATAGCCATTTACGGCCGCCACCACCGGCTTCGGGCAGCGTTCGATCTGGTCCAATAGGCGTTGTCCGCGGCGCGCCTGCTCCCAACCGCGCAGCCCATCCAGTTGGCTGAGCTCGGCTATATCGGCGCCGGCGGCGAAGGCCTTCGGCCCGGCCCCGGTCAGGATCACCCCGCGCACCTCGGGCTCGGCGTAGATGCGCGTAAAAGCCGCCTCCAGCTCCCGCAGCACCTCCTCATTGAGGGCGTTCAGCACCTGGGGCCGGTTGATCGTGAGCGTCACGATCCCCTCGGCCAGCTCCCATAAGAGGCTCTGGTACATGGCTTGATCCCAGCTTAACG
Proteins encoded:
- a CDS encoding hemolysin family protein, which codes for MGDLVLALLGLLLAAFCALFAQAYGQATRAWAELMGLRTPKATAALELLRHPDWYRHGAWLGRILGGVAYAWGAWGALEPHVGQLWVFLLEPYRTLCTGLSGAVLLGVAYYVLAWLLPSLAGRYGADRLVLPLAYPGRALVYLFYPLIYALGRREEQGLGDPPLDLAPQTTAFPDPAFSESLWLERVLALGERRLKDLMVPRTEIEALEEHSSVSEAIARFRQTGYSRLPVYRETIDTIIGLVKVQDLFRRPERILDVLRPVLFAPESKPAAEMLLEFRRTGQHMAIVLDEYGGTAGLITLEDLLEELVGDIQDEYDEEELVLRRLNPHTFILSGRASVEELNARFRLGIPEGDYETLAGYIMDRLGVIPKVNEEFVLDDRFRVIITRATPSRIDLVKLILLSPQERA
- the rpsT gene encoding 30S ribosomal protein S20: MPNTKSAAKRARQSLKRYLRNRAQRSKMKTLIKKVLRASSRAEAEALYREAQAVIDRLATKGLIHKNKAARKKTQLAHHIARLPA
- a CDS encoding enoyl-CoA hydratase-related protein — protein: MYQSLLWELAEGIVTLTINRPQVLNALNEEVLRELEAAFTRIYAEPEVRGVILTGAGPKAFAAGADIAELSQLDGLRGWEQARRGQRLLDQIERCPKPVVAAVNGYALGGGCELAMAAHVRFASEIAQFGQPEVNLGLIPGYGGTQRLVRLVGRGRALELLLSGERISAQRAYEIGLVNRVVPADRLLEEARSFLKAVLSKGPVAVRLILEAVQAADLPLEAGLAREAELFGLAMTTRDFREGTRAFLEKRPPVFEGR